The following are from one region of the Nicotiana tabacum cultivar K326 chromosome 3, ASM71507v2, whole genome shotgun sequence genome:
- the LOC107814012 gene encoding tobamovirus multiplication protein 1 isoform X3 produces MCVQHTYISLSSFCVSTFFSLYKRKGERGAERVLAVVDGFVKKRSEEKNMFELREGSCYPKALTGVNVALASVDAVIALLAFAQLMRIHSRNTHIGWTRQKVFHLMIGSSNLGYFLYFVLSLVAACKDWLCWSHFCGFVVMASPKILFLAAFLLLLSFWVDLCHQSNDEEDEDDGYSPREALLEKNKPKSNADSRRRCCSFRAVNVGSRQKVVVLVTLLVFLLMLLAAVLIWIGRGKNPIDSSVVARVYVDLFAIAVLLLGLALACYGLVLFLKMSKVRSERASSEMWKVAGLAVVSVLCFTSSASVAIFTDIPLLFHWHGQKINGVCTSLLMILYYFIGSSVPSVFVLWVMRELPPPLVTWQQESRTIAFISDSSVTVQPQRWTAAASAQNQGEPNMIIVMELYIDW; encoded by the exons ATGTGTGTacaacatacatatataagctTATCATCATTTTGTGTGTCTACATTTTTTTCTCTAtataaaagaaaaggggaaagagGGGCTGAGAGAGTTTTGGCAGTGGTGGATGGTTTTGTAAAGAAGAGGAGTGAGGAGAAGAACATGTTTGAGTTGAGAGAAGGGAGTTGTTATCCTAAGGCTTTAACGGGAGTGAATGTGGCTCTTGCTTCTGTCGATGCCGTTATTGCTCTTCTTGCTTTTGCTCAG TTAATGAGAATTCACTCCCGGAATACACACATTGGCTGGACTCGTCAGAAA GTATTTCACTTGATGATTGGATCTTCAAATTTGG GTTATTTCCTTTATTTTGTGTTGTCACTTGTTGCCGCTTGTAAGGATTGGCTTTGCTGGTCGCACTTCTGTGGTTTTGTTGTTATGG CTTCCCCCAAAATTCTTTTCCTTGCTgcatttcttcttctcctttcatTCTG GGTTGATCTTTGTCATCAGtcaaatgatgaagaagatgaagatgatgggTATAGTCCTCGAGAAGCCTTGTTGGAGAAGAATAAGCCAAAATCAAATGCTGATAGTCGCCGAAGATGCTGCTCTTTTCGTGCGGTCAATGTGGGAAGCCGCCAAAAAGTTGTGGTTCTG GTTACTTTGTTAGTTTTTCTGTTAATGTTGCTAGCTGCTGTGCTAATATGGATTGGGAGGGGAAAGAATCCTATCGATTCTTCTGTTGTGGCTCGG GTGTATGTAGATCTCTTTGCAATAGCAGTTCTTCTGCTGGGATTGGCATTGGCATGCTATG GACTGGTACTGTTCTTGAAAATGAGCAAAGTGAGATCTGAAAGGGCTTCATCAGAAATGTGGAAG GTAGCAGGCTTGGCAGTTGTTTCTGTGCTATGTTTCACTTCAAGTGCCTCTGTCGCCATATTCACAGATATACCT CTTCTTTTTCACTGGCATGGACAGAAGATAAATGGTGTTTGTACATCTCTTCTCAtgattttgtattattttatag GTTCTTCTGTACCTTCAGTGTTTGTGCTATGGGTGATGAGAGAACTACCACCTCCACTTGTCACTTGGCAACAGGAGTCGAGGACAATAGCTTTTATCAGTGATAGTTCAGTGACAGTACAGCCTCAGCGATGGACAGCTGCTGCAAGTGCGCAGAATCAG GGCGAGCCCAATATGATCATCGTGATGGAATTGTACATTGATTGGTGA
- the LOC142177942 gene encoding uncharacterized protein LOC142177942 — protein sequence MQFNSLARYAPMIVVDMSDRVHQFVSGLGAHLINECTTTSLNQGIDIARIQAYAQGLEDRKRQQRANREHDRGPQFPRRQSYPAGSAPPQFQGQRQDRTTYSGPGQSSRTPGPQFRGEFSQMRPQFPRCDRCGRNHFGPCRQGSDACNTCGQPGHIMRHCPMTGGGGMAQPTASAWASSSSVRPPRQSMQTSAGRGRGRFGASGSGGQQNRIYALSSRQDLESSPDVVTGILSVFSIDMYALIDPGSTLSYISPLVASKWDREPELLHKSFEVSTPMGEPIIEWKGDAAAPKGKFISYLKARRIILKGYIYHLVRVHDMEVKSPTLQSVPVVNEFPDVFPDELPGLPPEREIDFAILKDLLNKGFIRPNTSPWGAPMLFVRKKDVAFLGHIVSDEGIKVDGQKTEAIQNWPRPTTPTEVRSFLGLAGYYRRFVENFSSIAAPMKKLTHKAVKFQWSDACEMSFHELKKRLTSSPVLAFLKDLKHGKVIAYASRQLRKHEYNYPTHDIELAGVIFALKIWRHYLYGVHVDIYTNHKSLQYIFKQKDLNLRQRRWLELLKDYDVDILYHLGKTNVVVDALSRKSMGSLKHVEAGKLEMTKEIYRLANLSVWLHDTGDHGVVVQILRGHHW from the exons ATGCAGTTCAactctttggctaggtatgctcctatgattgttgttgatatGAGTGATCGGGTACACCAGTTTGTTAGTGGTTTGGGGGCACacttgataaatgagtgcactacAACTTCTCTAAACCAAGGAATAGATATTGCCCGTATTCAAGCATATGCACAGGGTCTAGAGGATCGCAAGAGGCAACAACGAGCCAATCGAGAGCATGATAGAGG GCCACAGTTTCCCCGGCGTCAGTCTTATCCAGCAGGCAGTGCACCGCCACAGTTTCAGGGACAGCGCCAGGATCGGACCActtattctggtccaggtcagagttcacgGACCCCAGGTCCACAGTTTAGAGGCGAGTTCAGTCAGATGAGGCCTCAGTTTCCTAGATGTGATCGATGTGGCCGAAATCATTTTGGACCATGTCGCCAGGGTTCTGATGCATGTAATACATGTGGACAGCCAGGTCATATTATGAGACATTGTCCGATGACAGGTGGAGggggtatggctcagccgacggCATCTGCatgggcttcttcttcttcggtaCGTCCTCCTAGGCAGAGTATGCAGACATCAGCTGGCAGGGGTAGGGGAAGATTTGGAGCTTCTGGTTCAGGAGGTCAGCAGAATCGCATATATGCTTTATCGAGTCGTCAGGATTTAGAGTCATCTCCGGACGTGGTTACAGGTATACTATCCGTCTTTTCTATCGATATGTATGCCTTGATAGATCCTGGTTCTACATTGTCGTATATCTCCCCCTTAGTTGCTAGTAAATGGGATAGAGAGCCTGAATTGTTGCATAAGTCCTTTGAGGTATCTACGCCAATGG GTGAGCCTATTATTGAATGGAAAGGTGATGCTGCAGCGCCTAAGggaaagtttatttcttaccttaaagcTCGAAGGATAATTTTGAAAGGGTACATCTATCATTTGGTACGAGTGCATGATATGGAGGTGAAATCTCCAACTCTTCAATCGGTTCCCGTCGTGAATGaatttcctgatgtatttcctgatgaACTTCCTGGTCTTCCTCCAGAAAGAGAAATCGACTTTGCTATT TTGAAGGATCTTCTGAATAAGGGCTTTATCAGGCCCAACACATCTCCCTGGGGTGCACCAATGTTGTTTGTTCGTAAGAAGGATG tggctttccttgggcatatcgttTCCGATGAAGGTATTAAGGTAGATGGTCAGAAAACTGAAGCAAtacaaaactggcctagacctacaactcctACGGAagttcgtagtttcttgggcttagctggttATTATCGGAGATTTGTTGAGaacttctcttctattgctgctccCATGAAAAAATTGACACACAAAGccgttaagttccaatggtctgatgcaTGTGAAATGAGCTTTCATGAGTTGAAGAAACGCTTAACATCATCACCTGTTCTAGCATTCCTGAAGGATctgaag CATGgaaaagttattgcatatgcttcgaggcagttgcgGAAGCACGAATACAATTATCCAACTCACGATATTGAGTTAGCAGGCGTTAtatttgccttgaaaatatggcgtcattatctttatggtgttCATGTGGATATCTATACAAATCACAAAAGTTTACAATATATATTTAAGCAGAAAGACTTGAATTTGagacaaagaagatggcttgaattgttgaaggactatgatgtgGATATTTTGTACCATCTGGGCAAAACGAATGTGGTAGTTGATGCATTGAGTCGCAAATCCATGGGCAGCTTGAAGCATGTAGAAGCTGGGAAATTAGAAATGACTAAGGAGATATATCGATTGGCTAACCTGAGTGTGTGGCTGCATGATACAGGTGACCATGGTGTAGTAGTCCAAATATTGCGGGGTCATCACTGGTAG
- the LOC107814012 gene encoding tobamovirus multiplication protein 1 isoform X2: MCVQHTYISLSSFCVSTFFSLYKRKGERGAERVLAVVDGFVKKRSEEKNMFELREGSCYPKALTGVNVALASVDAVIALLAFAQLMRIHSRNTHIGWTRQKVFHLMIGSSNLGYFLYFVLSLVAACKDWLCWSHFCGFVVMASPKILFLAAFLLLLSFWVDLCHQSNDEEDEDDGYSPREALLEKNKPKSNADSRRRCCSFRAVNVGSRQKVVVLVTLLVFLLMLLAAVLIWIGRGKNPIDSSVVARVYVDLFAIAVLLLGLALACYGLVLFLKMSKVRSERASSEMWKVAGLAVVSVLCFTSSASVAIFTDIPLLFHWHGQKINGVCTSLLMILYYFIGSSVPSVFVLWVMRELPPPLVTWQQESRTIAFISDSSVTVQPQRWTAAASAQNQHCGGRAQYDHRDGIVH, from the exons ATGTGTGTacaacatacatatataagctTATCATCATTTTGTGTGTCTACATTTTTTTCTCTAtataaaagaaaaggggaaagagGGGCTGAGAGAGTTTTGGCAGTGGTGGATGGTTTTGTAAAGAAGAGGAGTGAGGAGAAGAACATGTTTGAGTTGAGAGAAGGGAGTTGTTATCCTAAGGCTTTAACGGGAGTGAATGTGGCTCTTGCTTCTGTCGATGCCGTTATTGCTCTTCTTGCTTTTGCTCAG TTAATGAGAATTCACTCCCGGAATACACACATTGGCTGGACTCGTCAGAAA GTATTTCACTTGATGATTGGATCTTCAAATTTGG GTTATTTCCTTTATTTTGTGTTGTCACTTGTTGCCGCTTGTAAGGATTGGCTTTGCTGGTCGCACTTCTGTGGTTTTGTTGTTATGG CTTCCCCCAAAATTCTTTTCCTTGCTgcatttcttcttctcctttcatTCTG GGTTGATCTTTGTCATCAGtcaaatgatgaagaagatgaagatgatgggTATAGTCCTCGAGAAGCCTTGTTGGAGAAGAATAAGCCAAAATCAAATGCTGATAGTCGCCGAAGATGCTGCTCTTTTCGTGCGGTCAATGTGGGAAGCCGCCAAAAAGTTGTGGTTCTG GTTACTTTGTTAGTTTTTCTGTTAATGTTGCTAGCTGCTGTGCTAATATGGATTGGGAGGGGAAAGAATCCTATCGATTCTTCTGTTGTGGCTCGG GTGTATGTAGATCTCTTTGCAATAGCAGTTCTTCTGCTGGGATTGGCATTGGCATGCTATG GACTGGTACTGTTCTTGAAAATGAGCAAAGTGAGATCTGAAAGGGCTTCATCAGAAATGTGGAAG GTAGCAGGCTTGGCAGTTGTTTCTGTGCTATGTTTCACTTCAAGTGCCTCTGTCGCCATATTCACAGATATACCT CTTCTTTTTCACTGGCATGGACAGAAGATAAATGGTGTTTGTACATCTCTTCTCAtgattttgtattattttatag GTTCTTCTGTACCTTCAGTGTTTGTGCTATGGGTGATGAGAGAACTACCACCTCCACTTGTCACTTGGCAACAGGAGTCGAGGACAATAGCTTTTATCAGTGATAGTTCAGTGACAGTACAGCCTCAGCGATGGACAGCTGCTGCAAGTGCGCAGAATCAG CATTGTGGAGGGCGAGCCCAATATGATCATCGTGATGGAATTGTACATTGA
- the LOC107814012 gene encoding tobamovirus multiplication protein 1 isoform X1: protein MCVQHTYISLSSFCVSTFFSLYKRKGERGAERVLAVVDGFVKKRSEEKNMFELREGSCYPKALTGVNVALASVDAVIALLAFAQLMRIHSRNTHIGWTRQKVFHLMIGSSNLGYFLYFVLSLVAACKDWLCWSHFCGFVVMASPKILFLAAFLLLLSFWVDLCHQSNDEEDEDDGYSPREALLEKNKPKSNADSRRRCCSFRAVNVGSRQKVVVLVTLLVFLLMLLAAVLIWIGRGKNPIDSSVVARVYVDLFAIAVLLLGLALACYGLVLFLKMSKVRSERASSEMWKVAGLAVVSVLCFTSSASVAIFTDIPLLFHWHGQKINGVCTSLLMILYYFIGSSVPSVFVLWVMRELPPPLVTWQQESRTIAFISDSSVTVQPQRWTAAASAQNQVICLLLTLAWTSRFWSRVMCMMTLSSKIFEHVYCSMKTITDHMKWKKLKQQIF, encoded by the exons ATGTGTGTacaacatacatatataagctTATCATCATTTTGTGTGTCTACATTTTTTTCTCTAtataaaagaaaaggggaaagagGGGCTGAGAGAGTTTTGGCAGTGGTGGATGGTTTTGTAAAGAAGAGGAGTGAGGAGAAGAACATGTTTGAGTTGAGAGAAGGGAGTTGTTATCCTAAGGCTTTAACGGGAGTGAATGTGGCTCTTGCTTCTGTCGATGCCGTTATTGCTCTTCTTGCTTTTGCTCAG TTAATGAGAATTCACTCCCGGAATACACACATTGGCTGGACTCGTCAGAAA GTATTTCACTTGATGATTGGATCTTCAAATTTGG GTTATTTCCTTTATTTTGTGTTGTCACTTGTTGCCGCTTGTAAGGATTGGCTTTGCTGGTCGCACTTCTGTGGTTTTGTTGTTATGG CTTCCCCCAAAATTCTTTTCCTTGCTgcatttcttcttctcctttcatTCTG GGTTGATCTTTGTCATCAGtcaaatgatgaagaagatgaagatgatgggTATAGTCCTCGAGAAGCCTTGTTGGAGAAGAATAAGCCAAAATCAAATGCTGATAGTCGCCGAAGATGCTGCTCTTTTCGTGCGGTCAATGTGGGAAGCCGCCAAAAAGTTGTGGTTCTG GTTACTTTGTTAGTTTTTCTGTTAATGTTGCTAGCTGCTGTGCTAATATGGATTGGGAGGGGAAAGAATCCTATCGATTCTTCTGTTGTGGCTCGG GTGTATGTAGATCTCTTTGCAATAGCAGTTCTTCTGCTGGGATTGGCATTGGCATGCTATG GACTGGTACTGTTCTTGAAAATGAGCAAAGTGAGATCTGAAAGGGCTTCATCAGAAATGTGGAAG GTAGCAGGCTTGGCAGTTGTTTCTGTGCTATGTTTCACTTCAAGTGCCTCTGTCGCCATATTCACAGATATACCT CTTCTTTTTCACTGGCATGGACAGAAGATAAATGGTGTTTGTACATCTCTTCTCAtgattttgtattattttatag GTTCTTCTGTACCTTCAGTGTTTGTGCTATGGGTGATGAGAGAACTACCACCTCCACTTGTCACTTGGCAACAGGAGTCGAGGACAATAGCTTTTATCAGTGATAGTTCAGTGACAGTACAGCCTCAGCGATGGACAGCTGCTGCAAGTGCGCAGAATCAGGTGATATGCCTTCTTTTAACTCTTGCCTGGACATCTCGTTTTTGGTCTAGAGTCATGTGCATGATGACCTTGAGCAGCAAAATTTTTGAACATGTGTATTGTTCTATGAAGACTATCACTGACCATATGAAATGGAAAAAGTTGAAACAGCAAATATTTTAA